Proteins encoded within one genomic window of Halococcus salifodinae DSM 8989:
- a CDS encoding gamma-glutamyltransferase family protein: MSEPDLDRFTSRRSTVYADRGVVATSQPLAAEAGVEILRDGGNAFDAAVATAAALNVVEPTSTGLGGDAFALYRTADGETGAMRACGGAPADATIENVRASVREHDAADDWYPSERGYAVDGSHATDEIEMPFLGPHAVTVPGTARGWEATVERHGRRSLGEALQPAIRYAIEGYPVSEVIASHWQAAEELFTDANAADAYLKDGEAPGVGERIHLPRLGESLRKIAEQGADVVYDGAIGEQIVNEVQSKGGFLTVDDLVTFEPEFPDPVSTRYNGAEVYELPPNNQGLIALEALTVAAEVGADEYPLDSPERVHYFAEATKRAFHDGHRYITDPAYEDVPPLASREWARRRASDIDGAASDVSFGVPDARAEDADTVLLCVADDAGNVVSFINSRFAGFGSGLVAGDTGIALQNRGASFSLDPDHPNSLEPKKRPFHTLIPGIVDLAPDEQEDDWAAFGVMGGYMQPQGHVQVISNLVDNDLPLQAALDRSRWRYREDGSLAVEGRIDGALATKLTRMGHDVRVLAPSLFGGAQIARNHDGVLSGATEPRKDGTVAGF, translated from the coding sequence ATGTCCGAACCCGACCTCGATCGATTCACGTCGCGCCGATCGACCGTCTACGCCGATCGCGGCGTCGTCGCCACCAGCCAGCCGCTCGCCGCCGAAGCCGGCGTCGAGATCCTCCGTGATGGCGGCAACGCGTTCGACGCCGCCGTCGCCACCGCCGCCGCGCTCAACGTGGTCGAGCCGACGAGCACCGGGTTGGGCGGCGACGCGTTCGCGCTCTACCGAACCGCCGACGGCGAGACCGGCGCGATGCGGGCCTGTGGCGGCGCGCCCGCCGACGCGACGATCGAGAACGTCCGCGCCTCGGTCCGCGAACACGACGCCGCCGACGACTGGTACCCCAGCGAGCGCGGCTACGCGGTCGACGGCAGCCACGCTACCGACGAGATCGAAATGCCGTTTCTCGGTCCTCATGCCGTCACCGTCCCTGGCACCGCGCGGGGATGGGAGGCGACCGTCGAGCGCCACGGCCGCCGCTCGCTCGGTGAGGCCCTCCAGCCCGCGATCCGGTACGCGATCGAAGGCTACCCCGTCTCGGAGGTCATCGCCAGCCACTGGCAGGCGGCCGAAGAGCTGTTCACCGACGCGAACGCCGCCGACGCCTACCTGAAGGACGGCGAGGCTCCTGGCGTCGGCGAACGGATACACCTGCCCCGCCTCGGCGAGAGCCTCCGGAAGATCGCCGAGCAGGGTGCTGACGTGGTGTACGACGGCGCAATCGGCGAGCAAATCGTGAACGAAGTCCAGTCGAAGGGTGGCTTTCTCACCGTCGACGATCTCGTGACCTTCGAACCCGAGTTCCCCGATCCCGTCTCGACACGGTACAACGGGGCCGAGGTGTACGAACTCCCCCCGAACAACCAGGGGCTGATCGCGCTCGAAGCGCTCACCGTCGCCGCCGAAGTCGGTGCGGACGAGTACCCCCTCGACTCGCCAGAGCGCGTCCACTACTTCGCTGAGGCCACCAAACGGGCGTTCCACGACGGCCACCGCTATATCACCGATCCCGCCTACGAGGACGTGCCGCCGCTCGCCTCCCGAGAGTGGGCGCGGCGGCGCGCGTCGGACATCGATGGAGCCGCGAGCGACGTGAGCTTCGGTGTTCCCGACGCGCGCGCCGAGGACGCGGATACCGTCCTCCTTTGCGTCGCCGACGACGCGGGCAACGTGGTCTCGTTCATCAACTCCCGATTTGCGGGGTTCGGTTCCGGTCTCGTGGCAGGTGACACCGGGATCGCACTCCAGAACCGCGGCGCGTCGTTCTCGCTCGATCCCGACCACCCGAACAGCCTCGAACCCAAAAAGCGGCCGTTCCACACGCTGATCCCCGGCATTGTCGATCTCGCGCCCGACGAACAGGAAGACGACTGGGCGGCCTTCGGCGTGATGGGCGGGTACATGCAGCCACAGGGCCACGTCCAGGTCATCTCGAACCTTGTCGATAACGACCTCCCGCTCCAGGCCGCCCTCGACCGCTCACGGTGGCGCTACCGCGAGGACGGCTCGCTCGCGGTCGAGGGGCGGATCGACGGCGCTCTCGCGACGAAGCTCACCCGGATGGGCCACGACGTCCGGGTGCTCGCGCCATCGCTGTTCGGCGGCGCGCAGATCGCCAGAAATCACGACGGAGTGCTCTCGGGCGCGACCGAACCCCGAAAGGACGGGACTGTGGCCGGGTTCTGA
- a CDS encoding DUF1028 domain-containing protein has protein sequence MTFSICVRETTDAGTTFGVGVATDAPAVGALAPCVSHDGVIATQSFVNVRLGRRGVALLPDLAVDDALDGLLARDDHADLRQVHGLDAHGNAHAVSGEGCEGWFGHQIHAKRGVTVAGNMLVGGDTLDALVETFTERDSDDDVVDRLIDALAAGKAAGGDKRGHTSAAVAVKAPETTAYHDLRVDAHDEPIAELRRVYETTKAASDGFSESSKDRIFD, from the coding sequence ATGACGTTCTCGATCTGCGTCCGCGAGACGACCGACGCGGGAACCACCTTCGGAGTCGGGGTTGCGACCGACGCACCGGCGGTCGGCGCGCTGGCACCTTGCGTCAGCCACGACGGCGTCATCGCAACACAGAGCTTCGTCAACGTCCGGCTGGGCCGGCGCGGCGTCGCGCTGCTGCCCGATCTCGCTGTCGACGACGCGCTCGACGGCCTGTTGGCCCGCGACGATCACGCCGACCTTCGCCAGGTCCACGGCCTCGACGCACACGGCAACGCCCACGCCGTCTCCGGTGAGGGATGTGAGGGATGGTTTGGCCACCAGATCCACGCCAAACGCGGCGTCACCGTCGCCGGAAACATGCTCGTCGGCGGGGACACCCTCGACGCGCTCGTCGAGACGTTCACCGAGCGGGATTCCGACGATGACGTGGTCGATCGGCTGATCGACGCGCTCGCGGCGGGCAAGGCAGCCGGCGGGGACAAGCGTGGCCACACCTCCGCCGCGGTCGCGGTGAAGGCCCCCGAAACCACGGCGTATCACGATCTCCGGGTCGACGCCCACGACGAACCGATCGCGGAGCTCCGGCGGGTGTACGAAACGACAAAGGCGGCCAGCGACGGGTTCAGCGAGTCCTCGAAAGACCGAATTTTCGACTGA
- the arsN2 gene encoding arsenic resistance N-acetyltransferase ArsN2, translating into MSGETITIQQADDSHCSYIEALLERNDLPSRNIRSKPDCFYLGYEGGDPVGIAGIEGDEAEQLLRSVVVERSARGNGFGTALCDALEERASADGVEALFLLTTTAADFFADRGYAEIERSAAPPTIQATTEFGELCPATATCMRKFLQEPPEKGSFRLPVLRTEEMMFQGRFGVSLFVQKGGLAASAASRSVVSRKFGLSRTR; encoded by the coding sequence ATGAGCGGTGAAACGATCACGATCCAGCAAGCCGACGACAGCCACTGTTCGTACATCGAGGCCTTGTTGGAGCGCAACGATCTCCCGTCCCGGAACATCCGGTCGAAGCCCGACTGTTTCTATCTCGGATATGAAGGGGGTGATCCAGTCGGTATCGCCGGCATCGAAGGGGACGAAGCGGAGCAGCTTCTGCGATCGGTCGTCGTCGAACGATCGGCCCGCGGCAACGGGTTCGGAACAGCGCTGTGCGACGCACTAGAGGAGCGTGCTTCGGCCGATGGCGTGGAGGCGCTGTTTCTCCTTACGACGACGGCGGCTGACTTCTTCGCCGACCGTGGCTACGCCGAAATCGAGCGATCCGCTGCTCCGCCGACGATTCAGGCGACGACCGAGTTTGGCGAGCTTTGTCCTGCCACAGCCACCTGTATGCGGAAGTTCCTGCAAGAACCTCCTGAGAAGGGGAGCTTCCGTCTCCCCGTGTTACGAACTGAGGAAATGATGTTTCAAGGACGCTTCGGCGTGTCGCTTTTCGTGCAAAAAGGAGGGCTGGCGGCCTCGGCCGCATCACGGAGCGTCGTCAGTCGAAAATTCGGTCTTTCGAGGACTCGCTGA
- a CDS encoding ABC transporter ATP-binding protein — MSLQTTRTDERTDDPLLAVEGLKKHFDQSGGVLDRLVGDDTTVRAVDGVDLAVEAGETLAVVGESGCGKSTLGRTILNLDDATAGSVHYDGEELTGLSAGEMRPHRRDLQMIFQDPLAALNPRQTVGEILTAPMEVHDIGTDADDRTERARDLLERVGLKPGHATRYPHQFSGGQQQRVGIARALSLEPELIIADEPVSALDVSVQAQILNLLDELQADLGLSLVFIAHDLSVVRHVADRVAVMYLGEIVETAPVDELFENPAHPYTRSLLSAVPRIDPGDRDERIILEGTVPSPMDPPSGCRFHTRCPAVIPPEEWPGTEEAFRDAFSFRNHVLSAELDREAAKDRLRSEDRGTDEGSVAGYFVEQLLSREPADLPSAAADAIREAADELAAGNRDRAETIVAEAFPSPCEREVPQSREASPGHTAACHRVEE; from the coding sequence ATGAGCCTGCAAACGACCCGAACCGACGAACGCACCGACGACCCCCTGCTCGCGGTCGAGGGGTTGAAGAAACACTTCGATCAGTCGGGCGGGGTTCTCGACCGCCTGGTTGGCGACGATACGACCGTCCGTGCGGTCGACGGCGTCGACCTGGCCGTCGAGGCGGGCGAGACGCTCGCGGTCGTCGGCGAGTCCGGCTGTGGGAAGTCGACGCTCGGCCGGACGATCCTCAATCTCGACGACGCGACCGCGGGATCGGTCCACTACGACGGTGAGGAACTCACCGGACTCTCGGCCGGCGAAATGCGGCCGCACCGCCGCGACCTCCAGATGATCTTCCAGGACCCGCTAGCAGCGCTGAACCCGCGCCAGACCGTCGGCGAGATCCTGACCGCGCCGATGGAGGTCCACGACATCGGTACGGACGCCGACGACCGCACGGAGCGCGCACGCGACCTGCTCGAACGCGTCGGGCTGAAGCCCGGCCACGCCACCCGCTACCCACACCAGTTCTCCGGCGGCCAGCAACAGCGCGTCGGCATCGCGCGGGCACTCTCGCTCGAACCCGAACTCATCATCGCCGACGAGCCGGTGAGCGCGCTCGACGTCTCGGTCCAGGCCCAGATCCTGAACCTACTCGACGAGCTCCAGGCCGACCTCGGTCTCTCCCTGGTGTTCATCGCCCACGACCTGAGCGTGGTTCGCCACGTCGCCGACCGGGTAGCCGTAATGTATCTCGGCGAGATCGTCGAGACCGCACCGGTCGACGAGCTGTTCGAGAACCCCGCCCATCCCTACACGCGATCGCTGCTGTCGGCGGTCCCGCGGATCGATCCCGGCGACCGCGACGAGCGCATCATCCTCGAAGGGACGGTGCCGTCACCGATGGACCCGCCGTCCGGCTGTCGGTTCCACACCCGGTGTCCGGCCGTGATCCCGCCCGAGGAGTGGCCCGGAACCGAGGAAGCGTTCCGCGACGCGTTCTCGTTCCGGAACCACGTACTCTCGGCGGAGCTCGACCGCGAGGCCGCGAAGGACCGCCTCCGCTCGGAAGATCGGGGAACCGACGAGGGGAGCGTCGCCGGGTACTTCGTCGAACAGCTGCTGTCCCGAGAGCCCGCCGATCTGCCGTCGGCAGCAGCCGACGCCATCCGCGAGGCCGCCGACGAGCTCGCGGCCGGCAACCGCGACCGCGCGGAGACGATCGTCGCCGAGGCGTTCCCCTCGCCCTGTGAACGCGAGGTCCCGCAAAGCCGGGAGGCGAGTCCGGGCCACACCGCGGCCTGCCACCGGGTCGAGGAGTGA
- a CDS encoding ABC transporter ATP-binding protein — protein MSLLEVDGLHTRFPTPRGTVDAVNEVDLTIRSGEIVGLVGESGSGKSVLADSIAGIVEESGEIADGDVRLHDESLLAMSDAERREMRGGAISMVFQDPMNSLNPTLTVGEQIAESVRLHGHGGESTRLSAEVKRKILGAAKDSEAWRRAIEMLETVEIPEPESRAVDYPHEFSGGMRQRAMIAMALAAEPDLLIADEPTTALDVTIQAQILDELRALKDAFDTSILLITHDLSVVAEVCDRVNVMYAGEIVERAEARELFDNPQHPYTQGLIASTPRLDTPTEDLQPIEGNVPDLIDIPYACHFAPRCPEAKRECYEVPPDFRPVGRTLDDGTMPDDEWGDHVAACLRRGPEEEQL, from the coding sequence ATGAGCCTGCTCGAAGTCGACGGGCTTCACACCCGGTTCCCGACCCCGCGCGGCACCGTCGACGCCGTGAACGAGGTCGATCTCACCATCCGATCGGGCGAGATCGTGGGGCTGGTCGGCGAGTCCGGCTCCGGCAAGAGCGTGCTCGCCGACAGCATCGCGGGTATCGTCGAGGAGTCGGGCGAGATCGCGGACGGCGACGTCCGACTCCACGACGAGTCGCTGCTGGCGATGTCCGACGCCGAGCGCCGCGAGATGCGCGGCGGGGCGATCTCGATGGTGTTTCAGGATCCGATGAACAGCCTCAACCCCACCCTGACGGTGGGTGAGCAGATCGCCGAGTCGGTCCGACTCCACGGCCACGGCGGCGAGTCGACGCGCCTGTCGGCGGAGGTGAAGCGCAAGATCCTCGGCGCGGCGAAAGACAGCGAGGCGTGGCGGCGCGCGATCGAGATGCTCGAAACCGTCGAGATCCCCGAACCCGAGAGCCGGGCGGTCGACTACCCCCACGAGTTCTCCGGTGGGATGCGCCAGCGCGCGATGATCGCGATGGCGCTCGCGGCCGAGCCCGATCTCCTGATCGCCGACGAGCCCACCACTGCTCTGGACGTCACCATTCAGGCCCAGATCCTCGACGAGCTCCGGGCGCTGAAGGACGCCTTCGACACCTCGATCCTGCTCATCACGCACGACCTCTCGGTGGTCGCCGAGGTCTGTGACCGGGTGAACGTGATGTACGCCGGCGAGATCGTCGAACGCGCGGAGGCCCGCGAGCTGTTCGACAACCCACAGCATCCCTACACCCAGGGGTTGATCGCCAGCACGCCGCGACTCGACACACCGACGGAGGACCTCCAGCCGATCGAGGGGAACGTCCCCGACCTGATCGATATCCCCTACGCGTGTCACTTCGCGCCGCGGTGTCCGGAGGCGAAACGCGAGTGCTACGAGGTTCCGCCCGACTTCAGGCCGGTCGGGCGAACCCTCGACGACGGAACGATGCCCGACGACGAGTGGGGCGACCACGTGGCGGCCTGTCTCCGCCGTGGACCCGAGGAGGAGCAGCTATGA
- a CDS encoding ABC transporter permease, which produces MSDATESGVGPNTPAEPGPTDVPPEYRDTGDAVEEHRTTRQRIVEGLLADKLALFGAVVVVLFVVVAVFAPFLAPHDPEATFGVMQEPNSHSVGNFDDDPGTERVWHPLGTDSVGHDLLSRIIYGARVSLLVALATVAVAFTIGTSIGLLAGFYGGWIDSALMRYVDFQWAFPELILGVGIIAISGGLGVQNVIIAIGIAYIDDFARLIRGEVLSLREEEYVTAARAIGMTDRRIMTREILPNAVAPLIVQATLMIPLAILAEAGLSFLGLGVKPTTPTWGLLLSDGRQFISQAWWISVMPGFAIMFVVLAFNTLGDGLRDVFDVSEGEVENR; this is translated from the coding sequence ATGAGCGACGCTACCGAGTCCGGTGTCGGGCCAAACACGCCCGCCGAACCGGGGCCGACGGACGTCCCGCCGGAGTACCGCGACACCGGCGATGCAGTCGAGGAGCACCGCACCACCCGCCAGCGGATCGTCGAGGGGCTGTTGGCGGACAAGCTGGCGCTGTTCGGGGCCGTGGTCGTCGTGCTGTTCGTCGTCGTCGCGGTGTTCGCGCCGTTTCTCGCCCCGCACGATCCCGAAGCGACCTTCGGGGTGATGCAGGAGCCGAACAGCCACTCGGTCGGGAACTTCGACGACGACCCCGGCACCGAACGGGTCTGGCATCCTCTCGGAACCGATTCGGTCGGTCACGACCTGCTCTCGCGCATCATCTACGGTGCGCGCGTCTCGCTGCTCGTGGCGCTCGCTACCGTCGCGGTCGCGTTCACGATCGGGACGTCGATCGGGCTGCTCGCCGGGTTCTACGGCGGCTGGATCGACAGCGCGCTGATGCGGTACGTCGACTTCCAGTGGGCGTTTCCCGAACTCATCCTCGGGGTCGGGATCATCGCCATCTCCGGCGGACTGGGGGTGCAGAACGTCATCATCGCCATCGGGATCGCGTACATCGACGACTTCGCCCGGCTGATTCGGGGCGAGGTACTGTCGCTGCGCGAGGAGGAGTACGTCACCGCGGCGCGCGCGATCGGGATGACCGATCGGCGGATCATGACGCGAGAGATCCTGCCGAACGCGGTCGCGCCGCTGATCGTTCAGGCGACGCTGATGATCCCGCTCGCGATCCTCGCGGAGGCGGGCCTGTCCTTCCTCGGACTCGGCGTCAAGCCGACCACGCCGACGTGGGGGCTCCTGCTGTCGGACGGCCGGCAGTTCATCAGTCAGGCGTGGTGGATCAGCGTGATGCCCGGCTTCGCCATCATGTTCGTCGTGCTCGCGTTCAACACGCTCGGTGACGGGCTGCGCGACGTCTTCGACGTGAGCGAAGGGGAGGTCGAGAACCGATGA
- a CDS encoding ABC transporter permease yields MPWLKSILLPGIAVGLPYAAVVMRMMRSSLLEVLNEPYMRTARAKGVSDRTSLYKHALQNALIPVVTVAGIQLALVLVGSVTVEIVFGIQGLGRLLVDSMLDRNYPVTQAVILLVAGVMVFTNLAVDLAYTVLDPRIGYGGGQGA; encoded by the coding sequence GTGCCGTGGCTGAAGAGCATCCTGCTGCCGGGGATCGCAGTCGGGCTGCCGTACGCCGCGGTCGTGATGCGGATGATGCGATCGTCGCTGCTCGAAGTCCTGAACGAGCCGTACATGCGAACCGCGCGCGCCAAAGGCGTGAGCGACCGTACCTCCCTCTACAAGCACGCACTCCAGAACGCGCTGATCCCGGTCGTCACGGTCGCCGGCATCCAGCTCGCGCTCGTGCTCGTCGGCAGCGTCACGGTCGAGATCGTGTTCGGCATCCAGGGCCTCGGTCGGTTGCTGGTCGACTCGATGCTCGATCGCAACTACCCGGTGACCCAGGCGGTCATCCTGCTCGTCGCTGGCGTGATGGTGTTCACGAATCTCGCGGTCGACCTCGCGTACACGGTCCTCGATCCGCGTATCGGCTACGGAGGGGGTCAAGGCGCATGA
- a CDS encoding ABC transporter substrate-binding protein yields the protein MGSDDTITDADLSGPVVDRRTTIELLGAAGMTALAGCTGGGSGGGGDSGNGSGGSGGSGGSGNGSGDGGNASGATPSSSQRGGRLSAAWYTGSIDILDPPYITVGQYFQVASNVFNGLVTLKEDLTVRGDLAKDWEVTDGGSTFTFDLREGVTFHNGAEFTAEDVKYTIDRTISEETPAAPKLSTLKPIDDGGVVVQDDYTVEIGFEEPLAPALIYLTRGPGRAATIVSKQAIEEMGKDQYRVTPVGTGPFEVTDHQVGSGITLDAYDDYFGTDAEGNSLPYLDGVDIQPIPEPATLVNALRSGDVDFSNLVPLQNVDKVESASGVSKLSAPGVNWYGFAMNERREPFGSKKTRLGIAKSINNEQFVQTAYFGNALPDVGPINKATEWVWREDKPSAQDYDPERGQQLLEESGAMGASFSILATKSNLRSAKEVRRQLNEAGFSVNIEQVTSSTYWSRYEKGNYDTTVSGSVGDPDPDQSLYQFYRKPDDGGSLNWINFVDDRVNELLAKQRRTTDREQRAQVLHTLEDRLIEQAPHAYLMHQDDLAAKQSSVKGFTHIPYLRNFHTTWVDE from the coding sequence ATGGGATCAGATGACACGATTACCGACGCGGATCTGAGCGGGCCGGTCGTCGACAGGCGGACGACGATCGAGCTACTCGGCGCGGCCGGCATGACAGCCCTCGCCGGCTGTACCGGCGGCGGTAGTGGCGGTGGCGGTGATTCGGGCAACGGTTCCGGCGGCAGCGGCGGTTCCGGTGGCTCCGGCAACGGCTCCGGTGACGGCGGAAACGCCAGCGGGGCGACGCCCTCGTCGAGCCAGCGTGGCGGTCGCCTCTCGGCCGCGTGGTACACCGGGAGCATCGACATCCTCGACCCGCCGTACATCACTGTCGGGCAGTACTTCCAGGTGGCTTCCAACGTGTTCAACGGTCTCGTCACGCTGAAGGAGGACCTCACCGTCCGGGGCGATCTCGCGAAGGACTGGGAGGTCACCGACGGCGGCAGTACGTTCACGTTCGACCTCCGAGAGGGTGTGACGTTCCACAACGGGGCCGAGTTCACCGCCGAGGACGTGAAGTACACCATCGACCGCACCATCTCCGAGGAGACCCCCGCCGCCCCGAAGCTGTCGACGCTGAAGCCGATCGACGACGGTGGCGTCGTGGTGCAGGACGACTACACCGTCGAGATCGGGTTCGAAGAACCGCTGGCCCCCGCGCTCATCTACCTGACCCGCGGTCCGGGCCGCGCGGCGACCATCGTGAGCAAGCAGGCCATCGAGGAGATGGGCAAGGATCAGTACCGGGTCACGCCCGTCGGCACCGGCCCGTTCGAGGTGACCGATCACCAGGTCGGCTCCGGAATCACGCTCGATGCGTACGACGACTACTTCGGGACCGACGCCGAGGGCAACTCGCTGCCGTACCTCGACGGCGTGGACATCCAGCCCATCCCGGAGCCCGCGACGCTGGTCAACGCGCTCCGGAGCGGCGACGTGGATTTCTCGAACCTCGTCCCGCTCCAGAACGTCGACAAGGTCGAGAGCGCGAGCGGCGTGAGCAAGCTCTCCGCGCCGGGCGTCAACTGGTACGGCTTCGCGATGAACGAGCGCCGCGAGCCGTTCGGGTCCAAGAAGACCCGGCTCGGGATCGCCAAGTCGATCAACAACGAGCAGTTCGTACAGACGGCGTACTTCGGCAACGCCCTCCCCGATGTCGGCCCGATCAACAAGGCGACGGAGTGGGTGTGGCGCGAGGACAAACCGAGCGCACAGGACTACGATCCGGAGCGGGGCCAGCAGCTACTCGAGGAGTCGGGGGCGATGGGAGCCTCGTTCAGCATCCTCGCCACCAAGAGCAACCTGCGCTCGGCGAAGGAGGTGCGCCGGCAGCTGAACGAGGCCGGCTTCTCGGTGAACATCGAGCAGGTCACGAGCTCGACCTACTGGTCGCGGTACGAGAAAGGCAACTACGACACGACCGTCAGCGGCAGCGTCGGCGACCCTGACCCCGACCAGTCGCTCTACCAGTTCTACCGCAAACCCGACGATGGCGGCTCGCTGAACTGGATCAACTTCGTCGACGATCGGGTCAACGAGCTACTCGCGAAACAGCGCCGGACGACCGACCGCGAGCAGCGCGCGCAGGTGCTCCACACCCTCGAAGACCGTCTCATCGAGCAAGCACCACACGCCTACCTGATGCACCAGGACGACCTCGCGGCGAAGCAGTCGAGCGTGAAGGGGTTCACCCACATCCCCTACCTGCGCAACTTCCACACCACGTGGGTCGACGAGTAG
- a CDS encoding helix-turn-helix domain-containing protein gives MREVTLRVRHHGEPESDVSADHPDLTLKSVSSMTGSAAERKRIIEISGSETSIEDFLADFRAADAVLDASPLTPLAVPRVLIDITYDSYRWDSISQRLADMGVHYRTGTTITAGWERWTVYLDEGDDLHEIIDSLEHAGNETDLVRSVELDEVNEREQLELSPVVDELTRRQTEVLATAIDLGYYQHKTDTSIEDIAAAVDIASTTAWEHLARAESKVMATIGGHLASVSHASSDR, from the coding sequence ATGCGAGAAGTGACCCTCCGGGTGCGCCACCACGGCGAACCCGAGAGCGACGTCAGCGCCGACCATCCCGACCTCACCCTCAAATCGGTGTCGTCGATGACGGGGAGTGCCGCCGAACGAAAACGTATTATCGAAATTTCAGGGTCGGAGACATCGATCGAGGACTTTCTCGCGGATTTCAGGGCGGCCGATGCCGTGCTCGATGCGTCGCCGCTGACGCCGCTCGCCGTCCCACGGGTGCTGATCGACATCACGTACGACAGCTATCGGTGGGACAGCATCTCCCAGCGCCTCGCCGACATGGGTGTCCACTACCGGACCGGGACGACGATCACCGCCGGCTGGGAGCGCTGGACGGTGTACCTCGACGAAGGCGACGATCTCCACGAGATCATCGACTCGCTCGAACACGCCGGCAACGAGACCGACCTCGTTCGGAGCGTCGAACTCGACGAGGTGAACGAGCGCGAGCAGCTCGAACTCTCCCCCGTCGTCGACGAGCTGACGCGCCGCCAGACCGAGGTTCTCGCCACTGCGATCGACCTCGGCTACTACCAACACAAGACCGACACCAGCATCGAGGACATCGCCGCCGCGGTCGACATCGCCTCCACGACGGCGTGGGAACACCTCGCACGGGCCGAATCGAAGGTGATGGCCACGATCGGAGGCCACCTCGCCTCGGTCAGTCACGCGTCCTCTGATCGGTAG
- a CDS encoding cytochrome c oxidase subunit 3, producing MGTATDTGEDTDAHEPPVGMDFPLGRSEATWWPIVCAIGATGLYLGAGLYFLGHGEVAIIPGFVGPVVFGGGALVFLAGLFGWLYQGFIADFWTRATDEREPGSLRGAMYLFLATDVFTFAGGFIYYFFIRAGGWPPGEIPELLTTVLVVNTALLVVSSFTLHFAHSALETGNRRRFGFLLVTTFVLGLLFVGGQIYEYHDLIVGEGFTIASGIFGSAFYGLTGLHGLHVALGTVLLGILVVRAHLGQYEAGRDTSIATVSLYWHFVDIVWVFLVAVLYVGASVTPIF from the coding sequence ATGGGAACGGCGACCGACACTGGCGAGGACACGGACGCCCACGAGCCACCGGTCGGGATGGATTTCCCGCTCGGGCGAAGCGAGGCGACGTGGTGGCCGATCGTCTGTGCGATCGGGGCCACCGGGCTGTATCTCGGAGCCGGGCTCTACTTTCTCGGCCACGGCGAGGTCGCGATCATTCCCGGGTTCGTCGGGCCGGTAGTGTTCGGCGGCGGCGCGCTCGTCTTCCTGGCTGGGCTGTTCGGCTGGCTGTATCAGGGGTTCATCGCGGATTTCTGGACGCGCGCGACGGACGAACGCGAGCCGGGATCGCTCCGGGGCGCGATGTACCTCTTCCTCGCGACCGACGTGTTCACGTTCGCCGGCGGGTTCATCTACTACTTCTTCATCCGGGCGGGCGGCTGGCCACCCGGCGAGATCCCCGAGTTGCTGACCACGGTGTTGGTCGTGAACACCGCACTGCTGGTGGTAAGCAGTTTCACACTGCATTTCGCCCACTCGGCGCTCGAAACGGGCAACCGGCGACGGTTCGGGTTCCTGCTCGTGACGACGTTCGTGCTCGGTCTGCTGTTCGTCGGGGGGCAGATCTACGAGTATCACGACCTCATCGTCGGCGAGGGGTTCACGATCGCGTCGGGGATCTTCGGGAGCGCCTTCTACGGTCTCACCGGGCTCCACGGTCTCCACGTCGCGCTCGGGACCGTTCTCCTGGGAATCCTCGTCGTTCGCGCGCATCTCGGCCAGTACGAGGCTGGCCGTGACACCTCGATCGCGACGGTCTCGCTGTACTGGCACTTCGTCGACATCGTCTGGGTGTTCCTCGTCGCCGTTCTCTACGTCGGCGCGTCGGTCACACCGATTTTCTGA
- a CDS encoding DUF6684 family protein — protein MAERVFDRETLLDLTVNFIPLGMLLFFILLFAGTTVGGPAPVARLVSQALLVVPFVALVGITYITGRIIAESERTGHSETARAITALVTGEESDEDEG, from the coding sequence ATGGCAGAGCGTGTCTTCGACCGCGAAACGCTGCTCGATCTCACGGTCAACTTCATCCCGCTCGGGATGTTGCTGTTTTTCATCCTCCTGTTCGCCGGGACCACCGTCGGCGGCCCGGCCCCGGTCGCGCGGCTCGTCAGTCAGGCGCTGCTCGTGGTGCCGTTCGTCGCGCTCGTGGGCATCACGTATATCACCGGCCGGATCATCGCCGAGAGCGAGCGGACGGGCCACTCCGAGACCGCCAGGGCGATCACCGCCCTCGTCACTGGCGAGGAGTCAGACGAGGACGAGGGGTGA